A genomic region of Dunckerocampus dactyliophorus isolate RoL2022-P2 chromosome 8, RoL_Ddac_1.1, whole genome shotgun sequence contains the following coding sequences:
- the gnat1 gene encoding guanine nucleotide-binding protein G(t) subunit alpha-1, which produces MGAGASAEEKRSRELEKKLKEDADKDARTVKLLLLGAGESGKSTIVKQMKIIHKDGYSLEECLEFITIIYSNTLQSIMAIVKAMTTLNINYGHPDQQDDARKLMHLADTIEEGTMPKELSDIILRLWKDSGIQACFDRASEYQLNDSAGYYLNDLERLILPGYVPTEQDVLRSRVKTTGIIETQFSFKDLNFRMFDVGGQRSERKKWIHCFEGVTCIIFIAALSAYDMVLVEDDEVNRMHESLHLFNSICNHRYFATTSIVLFLNKKDVFVEKIKKAHLSMCFPDYDGPNTYEDAGNYIKVQFLDLNMRRDVKEIYSHMTCATDTENVKFVFDAVTDIIIKENLKDCGLF; this is translated from the exons ATGGGGGCTGGAGCCAGCGCCGAGGAGAAGCGCTCCAGGGAGCTGGAGAAGAAACTGAAGGAGGACGCTGACAAGGACGCCAGGACTGTCAAGCTGCTGCTCTTAG GTGCTGGCGAATCAGGGAAAAGCACAATTGTCAAACAGATGAA AATTATCCACAAAGACGGTTACTCGCTTGAAGAATGCTTGGAGTTCATCACCATCATCTACAGCAACACTCTGCAGTCCATCATGGCCATCGTGAAGGCCATGACCACGCTCAATATCAACTATGGACACCCGGATCAGCAG GATGACGCCAGGAAGCTGATGCACCTTGCAGACACCATCGAGGAAGGCACCATGCCCAAAGAGCTGTCAGACATCATCCTGCGTCTCTGGAAGGACTCGGGCATCCAGGCGTGTTTCGACCGGGCCTCCGAGTACCAGCTCAACGACTCGGCCGGATA CTACCTGAACGACCTGGAGCGTCTCATCCTGCCGGGTTACGTCCCCACCGAGCAGGACGTCCTGCGATCCAGGGTGAAGACCACCGGCATCATCGAGACGCAGTTCTCCTTCAAAGACCTCAACTTCAG GATGTTCGACGTGGGGGGTCAGAGGTCGGAGAGGAAGAAGTGGATCCACTGTTTCGAGGGCGTGACCTGCATCATCTTCATCGCCGCTTTGAGCGCCTACGACATGGTGCTGGTGGAGGATGACGAAGTG AACCGAATGCACGAGAGTCTGCACTTGTTCAACAGCATCTGCAACCATCGCTACTTTGCCACCACCTCCATCGTCCTCTTCCTCAACAAGAAGGACGTCTTCGTGGAGAAGATCAAGAAGGCACACCTGAGCATGTGCTTCCCTGATTACGACG GCCCCAACACCTACGAGGATGCGGGGAACTACATCAAAGTGCAGTTCTTGGACCTGAACATGCGCCGAGACGTCAAGGAGATCTACTCGCACATGACCTGCGCCACCGACACGGAGAACGTCAAGTTTGTGTTTGACGCCGTCACCGACATCATCATCAAGGAAAACCTGAAAGACTGCGGCCTCTTCTGA
- the edem1 gene encoding ER degradation-enhancing alpha-mannosidase-like protein 1, with translation MQWRSLVVGLVVLRLSVSCVLWLAVGLEQSVSLDVIRPKAERLSGDEGTTGNTCARVKGEPPKRSYLSFFDGHKDDYVRRYSSFSDALKEAMKEKAKGMFYFGYDNYMKYAFPKDELNPIDCEGRGPDVQNPSNVNINDVLGNYSLTLIDSLDTLLVLGNVTEFQSAVKLVIDTVSFDKDSTVQVFEANIRILGSLISAHILLTDTKHPFGRVGLEGYDNQLLHLAHDLAVRLLPAFENTSTGIPYPRVNLKTGVPSGSINETCTAGAGSLLVEFGILSRLTGDFTFELVARRAVRSLWKLRSNQTGLLGNIVNIQTGQWVGQQSGLGAGMDSFYEYLLKSYILFGEKDDYVMFQAAYASIQNHLRRGRESCNEGEGDPPMYVNVNMMSGEIMNTWIDSLQAFFPGLQVLNGDVENAICLHAFYYAIWKRFGALPERYNWQRKAPDVLFYPLRPELAESTYLLYQATKNPFYLHVGMDIIQSLEKNTKVRCGYATLHHVVHKSKEDRMESFFLSETCKYLFLLFDENNPLHKSGNKYIFTTEGHLIPVDKRFREKRWEDRGPYQDKKAPVETPISEGQPARNTSNCIRIPEARRYTLPLKSIYMRQIDHMVGLL, from the exons ATGCAATGGCGGTCACTAGTAGTCGGTCTGGTGGTGCTGCGGCTATCTGTTAGCTGTGTGCTGTGGCTCGCCGTCGGGCTGGAGCAGAGCGTTAGCTTGGACGTCATCCGCCCGAAAGCAGAGCGCCTGTCCGGGGATGAGGGGACCACCGGCAACACATGTGCGAGGGTCAAAGGAGAGCCCCCCAAAAGATCCTACCTGAGCTTCTTTGACGGCCACAAGGACGACTACGTCCGGAGATACAGCTCCTTCTCGGACGCGCTTAAAGAAGCAATGAAAGAAAAGGCCAAAGGCATGTTCTACTTCGGTTATGATAATTACATGAAATATGCTTTCCCCAAGGACGAGCTCAACCCAATTGACTGTGAAGGGAGGGGTCCGGACGTGCAGAACCC ATCAAACGTGAACATAAATGACGTCCTGGGGAACTACTCTTTAACGCTCATCGACTCCTTAGACACCCTGCTG GTGCTTGGCAACGTGACAGAGTTCCAGAGTGCTGTCAAATTGGTGATTGACACTGTGTCCTTTGACAAGGACTCCACTGTGCAGGTTTTTGAGGCAAACATCAG GATCTTAGGAAGCCTTATCTCAGCTCACATTCTGCTCACGGACACCAAACATCCTTTCGGGAGGGTGGGCTTGGAGGGCTACGACAACCAGCTGCTTCACTTGGCTCACGACCTGGCCGTGCGTCTGCTGCCGGCCTTTGAGAACACCAGCACAGGCATCCCTTACCCCAGG gtGAACCTAAAGACCGGAGTCCCGTCCGGGAGCATCAACGAGACGTGCACCGCAGGAGCGGGGTCTCTGCTTGTGGAGTTTGGGATCCTGAGCCGCTTGACTGGAGATTTCACTTTCGAGTTGGTCGCTCGGCGAGCTGTCAGATCGCTTTGGAAGCTGAGGAGCAATCAGACGGGACTGCTGG GCAACATCGTCAACATCCAAACCGGCCAGTGGGTGGGCCAGCAGAGCGGCCTCGGCGCCGGCATGGACTCCTTCTACGAGTATCTCCTCAAGTCGTACATCCTTTTCGGAGAGAAGGACGACTACGTGATGTTCCAGGCTGCTTACGCCAGCATACAGAACCACCTGAGAAGAGG GCGGGAGTCGTGCAACGAAGGAGAAGGCGACCCGCCCATGTACGTCAACGTGAACATGATGAGCGGCGAGATCATGAACACTTGGATAGATTCCCTGCAGGCTTTCTTTCCTGGGCTGCAG GTTTTAAACGGCGACGTAGAGAATGCCATTTGCCTTCACGCCTTCTACTACGCCATCTGGAAGCGCTTCGGAGCTTTACCAGAGAGGTACAACTGGCAGCGGAAGGCGCCGGATGTCCTTTTTTACCCGCTGAGACCTGAGCTGGCCGAGTCCACCTATCTGCTCTACCAG GCAACCAAGAATCCTTTCTACTTGCACGTTGGTATGGATATTATCCAGAGCCttgaaaaaaacaccaaagtCAG ATGCGGGTACGCCACCCTCCATCACGTCGTGCACAAATCCAAAGAGGATCGCATGGAGAGTTTCTTCCTCAGCGAGACCTGCAAGTACCTTTTCCTG CTCTTTGACGAGAACAACCCGCTTCACAAATCGGGCAACAAGTACATCTTCACCACGGAGGGGCACCTTATACCCGTCGACAAGCGCTTCCGGGAGAAACGATGGGAGGACAGGGGTCCGTACCAAGACAAAAAAGCGCCCGTGGAGACGCCGATCAGCGAGGGGCAGCCCGCCCGGAACACCAGCAAT TGCATCAGGATCCCAGAGGCGCGGCGCTACACTCTGCCCCTGAAGAGCATCTACATGAGGCAGATTGATCACATGGTCGGGCTGCTCTGA
- the arl8ba gene encoding ADP-ribosylation factor-like protein 8B-A: protein MLALINRLLDWFKSLFWKEEMELTLVGLQYSGKTTFVNVIASGHFSEDMIPTVGFNMRKVTKGNVTIKIWDIGGQPRFRSMWERYCRGVNAIVYMVDAADRDKVEASRNELHNLLDKPQLQGIPVLVLGNKRDLPTALDEKQLIEKMNLANIQDREICCYSISCKEKDNIDITLQWLIQHSKTRRS, encoded by the exons ATGCTGGCGCTAATAAACCGGCTTCTAGACTGGTTCAAGTCTCTGTTTTGGAAGGAGGAGATGGAGCTGACGCTGGTCGGCCTCCAATACTCCGGAAAAACCACTTTTGTCAACGTGATTGCT TCGGGCCATTTCAGTGAAGACATGATCCCTACCGTTGGATTTAACATGAGGAAGGTTACCAAAGGAAACGTCACCATcaag ATCTGGGACATTGGCGGTCAGCCACGCTTTCGAAGCATGTGGGAGCGCTACTGTCGGGGGGTTAACGCCATTGT ATACATGGTTGACGCCGCAGATCGAGACAAAGTGGAGGCATCGAGAAATGAGCTTCACAATTTATTAGACAAACCTCAGTTGCAAGGAATTCCC GTTTTGGTGCTTGGAAACAAAAGAGACCTCCCCACGGCTTTAGACGAAAAGCAGCTCATTGAGAAAAT GAATCTGGCAAATATTCAGGACAGAGAGATATGCTGCTACTCCATTTCTTGCAAAGAAAAGGACAACATTG ATATCACTCTTCAGTGGCTGATTCAGCACTCAAAGACGCGGAGGAGCTGA
- the LOC129186068 gene encoding tumor necrosis factor receptor superfamily member 3-like: MLMLSFFFCPLAVQVSSADNNVTNMLSETLINGRCCHMCRPGTYLTELCTDTQQTVCSPCPDGFFSQQYNIFNKCTQCQPCQGVHQEQIEMCSSTANAKCACSPGFLCTDEVCSECQKNNCGVGEKAMKTGLMQYECKPACPDHQYWDVKMNICRARTQCRMEGLVEQFPGNRTHNSVCRRHDNDALYVTLSMGCALLSLIVLVILSIACINVARKCKTERATDSMPVELASQREYHLSEEESRLQLQTDSNKGQLQEIVTTLS; encoded by the exons atgttaatgttaagCTTTTTTTTCTGTCCTCTAGCTGTGCAGGTGTCTTCAGCAGACAACAACGTGACAAACATGTTGtcggag ACTTTGATCAACGGGAGATGCTGCCACATGTGCCGCCCAG GAACATATCTGACAGAACTctgcacagacacacaacaaACTGTCTGTAGCCCATGTCCTGACGGCTTCTTCTCCCAACAATATAACATCTTTAACAAATGTACGCAGTGTCAGCCGTGCCAAGGTGTTCACCAAG AACAAATAGAGATGTGCTCTTCAACTGCAAACGCAAAGTGCGCATGCAGCCCCGGTTTCCTGTGCACTGACGAGGTGTGTTCAGAATGCCAGAAAAATAACTGCGGTGTCGGTGAAAAAGCCATGAAGACAG GCTTGATGCAGTATGAGTGCAAACCAGCATGTCCTGATCATCAATATTGGgatgtgaaaatgaacatctgCAGAGCGCGGACACA GTGCAGAATGGAAGGACTCGTGGAGCAATTTCCAGGGAATAGAACCCATAACTCAGTCTGCCGTAGACACG ACAATGACGCCCTTTATGTGACCCTTAGCATGGGATGTGCTTTGCTGTCCCTCATTGTTCTTGTGATCCTGTCTATAGCCTGTATAAACGTGGCAAGGAAATGTAAAACAG AGAGAGCCACTGACTCCATGCCAGTAGAACTGGCCAGCCAGCGTGAATATCACCTGTCAGAGGAGGAAAGTAGACTCCAACTCCAGACGGATTCTAACAAGGGCCAACTCCAGGAAATAGTCACCACCTTGTCATAG